From a single Larimichthys crocea isolate SSNF chromosome XIII, L_crocea_2.0, whole genome shotgun sequence genomic region:
- the nup42 gene encoding nucleoporin NUP42: protein MTVCSFFLQGRCRYGDKCWNEHPRGGNRGGGGGGGGGGGYNSNYNRSSGQQQPRGGGGGFGNRVWVNPSQQKGGYIQPSSFSSHGSDNWGRGGGGGGGGGADWGRGGGGGGGGGADWGRGGGGGGGGGGNDWGRGGGGRRDNVKSSEFGFSGQNRFSALDSPSTFDRGGRGGGQQVAAGEEDDDKKLEIIQLDMDIWESSGQWGFSCYSSAKASLSGFTDLSPEELRLEYYSTRASGDLQGYVNGVNQLLNQWRSRIQELKIMSPATRTALLAELNNPVPQASSSGFSSTTATGFGSSTSSFGSKGFGAPAPAQASAFSFAAGSGGFDSSAAPSSSTGFGSASTAPAQPPTGFGSSSSALSAASFSFGAATSSTPAATSGFGSASGFSFSSTANAGGGFGSGFGAETPAAPGSSSSTFGQTSGGFGAPPAAGPKSTDGASDSLFSPQGNLTPEELNQFKAKRFTLGQIPLKPPPADMLLV from the exons ATGACCGTGTGCAGCTTCTTTCTGCAGGGCCGCTGTCGATACGGCGATAAATGTTGGAATGAGCACCCGAggggaggaaacagaggaggtggaggaggaggcggaggaggaggaggatacaACAGCAACTACAACCGCTCCTCTGGTCAGCAGCagcccagaggaggaggaggag GGTTTGGAAACAGAGTCTGGGTGAATCCATCCCAACAAAAAGGAGGCTACATCCAACCTTCATCCTTCTCCTCTCATGGAAGTGATAACTGGggtcgaggaggaggaggaggaggaggcggaggagccGACTGGGGTAGAGGCGGAGGCGGTGGGGGAGGCGGAGGAGCCGATTGGGgtagagggggaggaggaggtggtggtggaggggggaaTGACTGGGgccgaggaggtggaggaagacgAGATAACGTGAAGAGCTCCGAATTCGGCTTCTCCGGTCAAAACAGATTTTCAGCGCTCGATTCTCCCAGCACCTTTgacaggggaggaagaggaggaggacagcaggtggcagctggggaagaagatgatgacaaaaaact GGAGATCATTCAGTTGGACATGGACATATGGGAGAGTTCAGGACAGTGGGGCTTCTCGTGTTATTCTAGCGCCAAGGCATCTTTATCTG gTTTCACTGATCTCTCTCCAGAAGAGCTCAGGCTGGAGTATTACTCCACGAGAGCTTCAGGAGATCTGCAAGGCTAT GTGAATGGTGTCAATCAGTTGCTCAACCAGTGGAGAAGCAGAATCCAGGAACTGAAGATTATGAGTCCAGCCACCCGCACAGCTTTG CTTGCTGAGTTAAACAATCCGGTGCCTCAGGCATCTTCAAGTGGCTTCAGTTCGACGACAGCGACTGGATTTGGATCTTCTACGTCCAGCTTTGGAAGCAAAG GCTTTGGGGCTCCAGCACCAGCCCAGGCCAGCGCTTTCAGTTTTGCTGCTGGAAGTGGGGGATTCGATTCCTCGGCGGCACCATCATCCTCAACAGGTTTCGGTAGTGCCTCGACAGCTCCTGCTCAGCCTCCCACTGGATTtggttcctcctcctctgctctttcgGCTGCATCTTTCTCCTTCGGCGCTGCCACCTCCAGCACGCCTGCAGCAACTTCAGGATTTGGTTCTGCCTCGGGGTTCAGCTTTTCCTCGACAGCAAACGCCGGAGGAGGATTCGGGAGTGGTTTCGGGGCTGAAACACCTGCCGCaccaggaagcagcagcagtacttTTGGACAAACAAGTGGAGGGTTTGGGGCTCCACCTGCAGCAGGACCCAAGTCTACTGACGGGGCATCGGACAGTCTGTTTTCACCTCAGGGTAACCTAACTCCAGAGGAACTGAATCAGTTCAAGGCTAAAAGGTTCACTCTAGGTCAGATACCTTTAAAGCCTCCTCCAGCTGACATGCTGCTGGTATGA